The Phytohabitans rumicis DNA segment ACCTGACGCGCGAGGAGCACCAGCACCTGAAGACCTTCGACGAGCTGGACTTCGTGGTGTACACCGGGCAGCAGTGGGACCGCCTGGGGGAGAGCCACGCACCTAACATCCGGGTGCACTGGCCCGACGGCCACTACACCGACGGCCTGGAGCAGCACATCGCTGACCTGAAGGGCCAGTTCGTATGGGCGCCGGACACCCGGATCTCCGAGCACCCGATCCGGGTCGCGAAGGGAAACCTGACCGCGGTTACCGGAGTCACCCACGGCACCTTCTCCCGCCCGATGCCGGACGGCAACGGCGGCTTCATCCAGCCGACCGGCAAGAAGTTCGCGATGAACATGGTTACCGTCGGGCTCTGGAACAAGCGCGGCGTCATGGACGAAGAGTTCCTCTTCTGGGACTCGCTCAGCTTCATGCAGCAGATCGGGCTGGCCTGACTGCCGGTGCCCGATAGCAGCCGGTCGGTGGCGTGGCCGGCCGGCTGCAGGACGCGGGGTGTCGAGGTCGGCGAATGGTGACGCGCATCGGGATCAGAACTGGTACGGCCCAAACCGTCCCCACGCGACGAGCACGAGCAGAGCGATGTAGACAAGGTTCACCGCGGCCGCCGCGCGCTCGGAGCGACGCAGATGCACCACGGAACCACCGAGGACAAGGGCTAACCCGCCGACGGCGGCCAGTGGGACGAGTACGGGGACGATGTTCAGCGCGCCGGGCAGGAGAAGGCCGATGAGCTGACCGCCATCTGATCGCGTGGGCCACGACGCACAACTGGCGTCACGGGGCCATCGTTACCCGGCGTACCTCGATCTCGTCGAACCGCGCGACCACCTCGGAGTTGGCCACGCCGTCCTTCAGGGTGGGCAGCGCGGTGAGCGTGCTGTCCGCCTGCCCGGCCATCACGATGTAGTCGATGCTGGCGGTGCCGTGCGGCAGCTTCTCCCGCATGACCTCCGGGTCCTGGTCGACCTTCCACAGCCACACCGGATTCTGGAAGCCGGCGAGTGTGAGGTCCATCCAGATGTAGTCGTCGGTGATCACCACCGCGTCGCGGGGCACGTGCTGCACGACCCAGCGGGTGGCGGCCCGCGAACCGGCATCGCCATCCACTGTGGACTGGTCGCGGAGGGTGCCGGCCCAGGCGGGTGCGACGAATACGGCGAAGGCGGCCGCCGCCGCCGCGGCGACGGGCACCCGGCCGGCACGCCGCCACCAGCGGGGTAGCACGGCATTGCCGGCTGCAGCCGCGTCCGCGCCGCCATCGCGCGCAGGCGCCGCGAGGCGGACGCAGCTCAAAGCGCCACCCACCAGCAGCGCCGCGAACGGCAGCAGCGCGATAACGTACGCGAACGGCAGGTAGCCGCCGCGCAGCATCATCACCACCTGGATGAGCAGCGCCAGCGCGATCGGCCGCAGCTTGCGTACGGCCAGGCCGAGCGGGATCAGCAGCACACCGGATAGCAGCAGCCAGGGGTCGATGTCGGTCCAGGACTTCGCCAGGCTGAACGTGCCGCTGCCGGTGTCGAGCAGGCTCCCGCTGCCGGACCGGCCGAACAGCTGCCACCAGATCGCCCAGCCGAGGCTGACGTGTCCCTCGCCCGGCAGCAACTCGTTCTTCAGCAGAGCATAGATCGGGTACGACGCGACGAGCGCCCCGAACGTCGTGAAGAAGACGCTGACGTTCCACACGCGGGTGCGCCGGTCGGTGTGCTGCACCAGCAGCCACACCAGCGCCGGTAGCAGGATCGCGATGGTCTCCTTGGTCAGCGCCGCGCCCGCCATGCAGACCGCGCTCCAGAATGCCGCGCCGAGGCTGCGCCGTGGGGAGGCGGCGATGGCGAACGCGGCCAGGATCCACATGGTGGCCAGGTTGTCCAGGAACACCATGCGGTGGAAGTAGACGGCCAGCGGGCTGAGTCCGAACAGGAGCACCACGACCGATGCGCTGGCCCGGTGCAAGCGCAGGCGCCGGGCCAGCAGGAAGAGGAACGCACAGCTCGCCAGCAGCGTGAGGACCATGAACTCGCGACCGACCATGATGGCGCTGGGCGCCCGGTCGAAGCCGTCGGTCACCCACGCGTACCCGGCGATCATCGCCCAGCCGAGGAACGGGTGGTCGTACCAGTAGGTGTAGTGGGCGAGGTCGCCCCGCGCCACCATCGCCCACGCCTGCGCGACGTACGTGGCCTCGTCGTCGTTGATCCGTCCGGGCCAGCCGTGCAGGTTCCACGTGTTGACCACGCCGACCACCGCCAACAGCGCGAGCAGGATCGCGAGGCTCAGCCGCCGATGGCGTACCCAGGAAATCGCCCTGACCCGCCAGCTGTCGGCGGG contains these protein-coding regions:
- a CDS encoding DoxX family protein, which produces MGLLLPGALNIVPVLVPLAAVGGLALVLGGSVVHLRRSERAAAAVNLVYIALLVLVAWGRFGPYQF
- a CDS encoding ArnT family glycosyltransferase; translation: MTTLTLPVVRTEPHAAPADSWRVRAISWVRHRRLSLAILLALLAVVGVVNTWNLHGWPGRINDDEATYVAQAWAMVARGDLAHYTYWYDHPFLGWAMIAGYAWVTDGFDRAPSAIMVGREFMVLTLLASCAFLFLLARRLRLHRASASVVVLLFGLSPLAVYFHRMVFLDNLATMWILAAFAIAASPRRSLGAAFWSAVCMAGAALTKETIAILLPALVWLLVQHTDRRTRVWNVSVFFTTFGALVASYPIYALLKNELLPGEGHVSLGWAIWWQLFGRSGSGSLLDTGSGTFSLAKSWTDIDPWLLLSGVLLIPLGLAVRKLRPIALALLIQVVMMLRGGYLPFAYVIALLPFAALLVGGALSCVRLAAPARDGGADAAAAGNAVLPRWWRRAGRVPVAAAAAAAFAVFVAPAWAGTLRDQSTVDGDAGSRAATRWVVQHVPRDAVVITDDYIWMDLTLAGFQNPVWLWKVDQDPEVMREKLPHGTASIDYIVMAGQADSTLTALPTLKDGVANSEVVARFDEIEVRRVTMAP
- a CDS encoding ester cyclase gives rise to the protein MINRRSVLRGGGAAALGMLAIAAIESGAEPASAAVTSSALLGNPAQTGESLPFPKHLTREEHQHLKTFDELDFVVYTGQQWDRLGESHAPNIRVHWPDGHYTDGLEQHIADLKGQFVWAPDTRISEHPIRVAKGNLTAVTGVTHGTFSRPMPDGNGGFIQPTGKKFAMNMVTVGLWNKRGVMDEEFLFWDSLSFMQQIGLA